AAAGAGTTTGAAGAAGATGCTAGAAATATTAAACCTGCATCAAAAAATTGGAAGGAAGTGCTTTTGAATGGAAAAACATGGGCACTGATAGTATCCTATTTTGCATTAAATGTAGGGGGCTATGGTGTGACTATGTGGATGCCTACTATTTTAAAGAATGCTACACAAGGTGGTTTTGGATTTGTTGGATTATTGACTTCCTTTCAGACTATTGTTGGTATTATAGTAATGTATTTAGTTAGTCGTCATTCTGATAAAACAGGAGAAAAGAAATGGCATGCAGCCTTATCAATAATAGGAGGAGCGGTAATGCTCTTACTATCAGTAGCTACTCAAAACTATATTGCTGTATCCATAGGGTTTGTACTATTCTACAATTTTGTAGCAGGATTCACTCCTATATTTTGGACATTTCCTCAACTACTGATAAGTGAGAAGGCCCTTGGACCATCAATAGGTTTTATAAATGGTATAGGAAATTTAGGAGGTTTTTTTGGAGCTACTATAATAGGAGTTATAGTTTCAATTACCGGCAATACAATGTCCGGACTTATATTTGCAGCAAGTATGTGGATACTTTCTGGCATTATAATTCTTGGATTAAAAATATCTGTTTCTGAAAACGTTAAGAATATACACAATTCTGAAAATACAAAAACTTTTAATCAGACGACATAACAATTTTTAAAGATATATAAAATAAAAAGTTTATAGCAATAGAATTCCAGAATTAGATAAAGTTAATTCTGGAATTTTAAGTTTTCAATATTAAAATTTATATTCCATAAAGTGATTATTTATATAATTTTTAATAATTTATGGATTAACCTCTTAGTTTATTATATTTATATGTTGAAAAATAACATATATTGTAATAACATAAGTATATAACTATTTTAGAGGGGGAGAAATGACCATGAATAAAATAAGAAAGGCAGTAATACCGGCAGCAGGCCTTGGAACAAGATTTCTACCAGCTACAAAGGCACAGCCAAAGGAGATGCTTCCAATAGTAGATAAGCCTACTATACAGTACATAATAGAAGAGGCTGTAGCTTCAGGTATAGAAGAAATACTTGTAATTACAGGAAGAAATAAAAGATCTATAGAAGATCATTTTGATAAATCTGTAGAGCTTGAATTAGAGCTGGAAACTCATAATAAGCTGGAGCTATTAGCACAGGTAAA
This genomic window from Clostridium pasteurianum DSM 525 = ATCC 6013 contains:
- a CDS encoding MFS transporter, whose amino-acid sequence is MLKNIGSNNKRFTRILPFILVMYTIAYIDRNNVGFSGMQKSLNISPTIIGMAGGIFFLGYLILQVPAGYIAKKYGTRKLLFITQLIWGILAVSTGFVQDAKHLLIIRFCLGLAESALFPAVLILVTEWFPSSERARANGFWQMGANFAGLIVGPVSGLIMTYASWRGLFIIEGFPAIIWAVVCLIFLVDNPKKAKFLSNEEREYLKKEFEEDARNIKPASKNWKEVLLNGKTWALIVSYFALNVGGYGVTMWMPTILKNATQGGFGFVGLLTSFQTIVGIIVMYLVSRHSDKTGEKKWHAALSIIGGAVMLLLSVATQNYIAVSIGFVLFYNFVAGFTPIFWTFPQLLISEKALGPSIGFINGIGNLGGFFGATIIGVIVSITGNTMSGLIFAASMWILSGIIILGLKISVSENVKNIHNSENTKTFNQTT